The following are encoded together in the Citrobacter arsenatis genome:
- a CDS encoding lipocalin family protein, which yields MRILPVVAAVTAAFLVVACSSPTPPKGVAVVNNFDAKRYLGTWYEIARFDHRFERGLEKVTATYSLRDDGGINVINKGYNPDRGMWQKTEGKAYFTGEPNRAALKVSFFGPFYGGYNVIALDREYRHALVCGPDRDYLWILSRTPTISDEMKQQMLAIATREGFEVNKLIWVKQPGA from the coding sequence ATGCGCATTCTGCCCGTCGTTGCTGCAGTTACGGCTGCATTTCTGGTTGTCGCTTGCAGTTCCCCTACACCGCCGAAAGGCGTGGCCGTGGTAAATAACTTTGATGCCAAACGCTACCTGGGCACCTGGTATGAAATTGCGCGTTTCGACCATCGATTTGAACGTGGACTGGAAAAAGTGACCGCAACCTACAGTCTGCGCGACGACGGCGGTATCAACGTTATCAACAAGGGCTATAACCCGGACAGGGGAATGTGGCAGAAAACGGAGGGAAAAGCCTACTTCACCGGCGAGCCAAACCGTGCGGCGCTCAAGGTTTCATTCTTTGGCCCTTTCTATGGTGGGTATAACGTGATTGCCCTCGATCGGGAATATCGTCACGCGCTAGTTTGCGGGCCGGATCGCGACTACCTGTGGATCCTTTCACGGACCCCGACTATTTCAGATGAAATGAAACAGCAAATGCTGGCCATCGCGACCCGGGAAGGGTTTGAGGTGAATAAGCTGATTTGGGTAAAACAGCCCGGCGCTTAG
- a CDS encoding DUF4156 domain-containing protein, translating to MHVKYLAGIVGAALLMAGCSSSNELSSAGQSVRFVEDKPGTECQLIGTATGTQSNWLSGQHGEEGGSMRGAANDLRNQAAAMGGNVIYGVSSPSQGMLSSFVPTASEMIGQVYKCPN from the coding sequence ATGCACGTGAAATATTTAGCAGGGATCGTTGGTGCCGCGCTACTGATGGCGGGTTGTAGCTCCAGCAACGAACTGAGTTCAGCCGGACAAAGCGTACGCTTTGTCGAAGACAAGCCTGGTACAGAGTGTCAACTGATTGGCACCGCAACCGGTACGCAAAGCAACTGGCTTTCTGGCCAGCACGGCGAAGAAGGTGGCTCTATGCGTGGCGCAGCAAACGATCTGCGTAACCAGGCTGCGGCAATGGGTGGTAACGTGATTTATGGCGTCAGCAGCCCATCACAGGGAATGCTGTCCAGCTTTGTTCCTACCGCCAGTGAGATGATTGGACAGGTTTATAAGTGCCCTAACTGA
- the epmB gene encoding EF-P beta-lysylation protein EpmB, whose translation MAHIVTLNTPSREDWLSQLADVVTDPDELLHLLNIDADEKLLAGRDARRLFALRVPRAFIARMEKGNPDDPLLRQVLTSQEEFVAAPGYSTDPLEEQHSVVPGLLHKYRNRALLLVKGGCAVNCRYCFRRHFPYAENQGNKRNWQVALDYISAHPELDEIIFSGGDPLMAKDHELDWLLTQLEAIPHIKRLRIHSRLPIVIPARITEGLVQRFARSSLQILLVNHINHANEVDETFRQAMVRLRTAGVTLLNQSVLLRGVNDNAQTLANLSNALFDACVMPYYLHVLDKVQGAAHFMVSDDEARRIMRELLTLVSGYMVPKLAREIGGEPSKTPLDLQLRQQ comes from the coding sequence ATGGCGCATATTGTAACCCTAAATACCCCATCCAGAGAAGATTGGTTATCGCAACTTGCCGATGTTGTGACCGATCCTGATGAACTTCTGCATCTTTTGAATATAGACGCAGATGAAAAACTGTTGGCCGGACGCGACGCGAGACGACTTTTCGCCCTGCGCGTTCCGCGCGCATTTATTGCCCGCATGGAAAAAGGCAATCCGGACGATCCGCTTTTGCGTCAGGTACTTACTTCCCAGGAAGAGTTTGTTGCCGCACCAGGCTACTCGACCGATCCGCTGGAAGAACAGCACAGCGTGGTTCCCGGTCTGCTGCATAAATATCGTAACCGGGCACTGCTGCTGGTCAAAGGCGGTTGTGCGGTAAATTGTCGCTACTGCTTCCGTCGACACTTCCCGTATGCTGAAAACCAGGGCAATAAGCGCAACTGGCAGGTCGCCCTGGACTACATTAGCGCGCATCCAGAGCTGGATGAGATAATCTTCTCCGGTGGCGATCCGTTAATGGCCAAGGACCACGAACTGGACTGGCTGCTCACGCAACTGGAAGCCATCCCGCACATTAAGCGTCTGCGTATTCACAGCCGCTTGCCGATTGTTATCCCTGCTCGTATTACAGAGGGACTGGTCCAGCGCTTTGCGCGCTCCTCCTTGCAGATTCTGCTGGTCAATCACATTAACCACGCCAATGAGGTCGATGAGACATTTCGCCAGGCCATGGTGAGACTGCGTACCGCAGGCGTTACGCTACTCAACCAAAGCGTTTTGCTGCGTGGCGTGAACGATAACGCGCAAACGCTGGCAAATCTTAGCAACGCGTTGTTTGATGCGTGTGTGATGCCCTATTACCTGCACGTACTGGACAAAGTGCAGGGTGCCGCCCACTTTATGGTCAGCGACGATGAAGCGCGTCGTATTATGCGTGAGCTGCTGACGCTGGTTTCCGGCTATATGGTCCCCAAACTGGCGCGTGAAATTGGCGGAGAGCCAAGTAAAACGCCGTTGGACCTGCAGCTACGCCAACAATAG
- the efp gene encoding elongation factor P, whose product MATYYSNDFRAGLKIMLDGEPYAVEASEFVKPGKGQAFARVKLRRLLTGTRVEKTFKSTDSAEGADVADMNLTFLYSDGEFWHFMNNTTFEQLAADEKAVGDNAKWLLDQAECIVTLWNGQPISVTPPNFVELEVVETDPGLKGDTAGTGGKPATLSTGAVVKVPLFVQIGEVIKVDTRSGEYVSRVK is encoded by the coding sequence ATGGCAACGTACTATAGCAACGATTTTCGTGCTGGTCTTAAAATCATGTTGGACGGCGAACCTTATGCGGTTGAAGCCAGCGAATTCGTTAAACCAGGTAAAGGCCAGGCTTTTGCGCGCGTTAAGCTGCGTCGCCTGCTGACCGGTACTCGCGTAGAGAAAACCTTCAAGTCTACTGACTCCGCTGAAGGCGCAGACGTAGCCGACATGAACCTGACCTTCCTGTATAGCGACGGTGAGTTCTGGCACTTTATGAATAACACCACTTTCGAACAGCTGGCTGCAGACGAGAAAGCGGTAGGCGATAACGCTAAATGGCTGCTGGACCAGGCGGAATGCATCGTGACCCTGTGGAACGGTCAGCCGATCTCCGTGACTCCGCCGAACTTCGTTGAGCTGGAAGTTGTTGAAACCGACCCAGGTCTGAAAGGCGATACCGCTGGTACTGGCGGCAAACCGGCTACCCTGTCTACCGGCGCAGTCGTTAAAGTTCCGCTGTTCGTACAGATCGGCGAAGTGATCAAAGTGGATACTCGCTCCGGCGAATACGTATCTCGCGTAAAATAA
- the groL gene encoding chaperonin GroEL (60 kDa chaperone family; promotes refolding of misfolded polypeptides especially under stressful conditions; forms two stacked rings of heptamers to form a barrel-shaped 14mer; ends can be capped by GroES; misfolded proteins enter the barrel where they are refolded when GroES binds): MAAKDVKFGNDARVKMLRGVNVLADAVKVTLGPKGRNVVLDKSFGAPTITKDGVSVAREIELEDKFENMGAQMVKEVASKANDAAGDGTTTATVLAQSIITEGLKAVAAGMNPMDLKRGIDKAVAAAVEELKALSVPCSDSKAIAQVGTISANSDETVGKLIAEAMDKVGKEGVITVEDGTGLQDELDVVEGMQFDRGYLSPYFINKPETGAVELESPFILLADKKISNIREMLPVLEAVAKAGKPLLIIAEDVEGEALATLVVNTMRGIVKVAAVKAPGFGDRRKAMLQDIATLTGGTVISEEIGMELEKATLEDLGQAKRVVINKDTTTIIDGVGDEAAIQGRVTQIRQQIEEATSDYDREKLQERVAKLAGGVAVIKVGAATEVEMKEKKARVEDALHATRAAVEEGVVAGGGVALIRVASKIAGLKGQNEDQNVGIKVALRAMESPLRQIVLNCGEEPSVVANTVKAGDGNYGYNAATEEYGNMIDMGILDPTKVTRSALQYAASVAGLMITTECMVTDLPKGDAPDLGAAGGMGGMGGMGGMM; encoded by the coding sequence ATGGCAGCTAAAGACGTAAAATTCGGTAACGACGCTCGTGTGAAAATGCTGCGCGGCGTAAACGTACTGGCAGATGCAGTGAAAGTTACCCTCGGTCCAAAAGGCCGTAACGTAGTTCTGGATAAATCTTTCGGTGCACCGACCATCACTAAAGATGGTGTTTCCGTAGCTCGTGAAATCGAACTGGAAGACAAGTTCGAAAACATGGGTGCGCAGATGGTGAAAGAAGTTGCCTCTAAAGCGAATGACGCTGCAGGCGACGGTACCACCACTGCAACCGTACTGGCTCAGTCCATCATTACTGAAGGTCTGAAAGCCGTTGCTGCGGGTATGAACCCGATGGATCTGAAACGTGGTATCGACAAAGCTGTCGCTGCTGCTGTTGAAGAACTGAAAGCACTGTCCGTACCGTGCTCCGACTCTAAAGCTATTGCTCAGGTTGGTACCATCTCCGCTAACTCCGACGAAACCGTAGGTAAACTGATCGCTGAAGCGATGGACAAAGTCGGTAAAGAAGGCGTGATCACCGTTGAAGACGGTACCGGTCTGCAGGACGAACTGGACGTGGTTGAAGGTATGCAATTCGACCGTGGCTACCTGTCTCCTTACTTCATCAACAAGCCGGAAACTGGCGCAGTAGAACTGGAAAGTCCGTTCATCCTGCTGGCTGACAAGAAAATCTCCAACATCCGCGAAATGCTGCCGGTTCTGGAAGCTGTAGCGAAAGCAGGTAAACCGCTGCTGATCATCGCTGAAGATGTTGAAGGCGAAGCGCTGGCAACTCTGGTGGTTAACACCATGCGCGGTATTGTGAAAGTCGCTGCTGTTAAAGCACCTGGCTTCGGTGACCGTCGTAAAGCAATGCTGCAGGATATCGCTACCCTGACCGGTGGTACCGTTATCTCTGAAGAGATCGGTATGGAGCTGGAAAAAGCAACTCTGGAAGATCTGGGCCAGGCGAAACGTGTTGTTATCAACAAAGACACCACCACCATCATCGATGGCGTGGGCGACGAAGCTGCAATCCAGGGTCGTGTGACTCAGATTCGTCAGCAGATCGAAGAAGCAACTTCCGACTACGACCGTGAAAAACTGCAGGAGCGCGTAGCGAAACTGGCAGGCGGCGTAGCAGTTATCAAAGTTGGTGCTGCGACTGAAGTTGAAATGAAAGAGAAGAAAGCCCGCGTTGAAGATGCCCTGCACGCGACCCGTGCTGCGGTAGAGGAAGGCGTGGTTGCTGGTGGTGGTGTTGCGCTGATTCGCGTAGCGTCTAAAATTGCCGGCCTGAAAGGTCAGAACGAAGACCAGAACGTAGGTATCAAAGTTGCGCTGCGCGCAATGGAATCCCCGCTGCGTCAAATCGTACTGAACTGCGGTGAAGAGCCGTCTGTAGTGGCTAACACCGTGAAAGCGGGTGACGGTAACTACGGTTACAACGCTGCAACTGAAGAATACGGCAACATGATCGACATGGGTATCCTGGATCCAACCAAAGTAACCCGTTCTGCTCTGCAGTACGCGGCTTCTGTTGCGGGTCTGATGATCACCACCGAGTGCATGGTGACCGATCTGCCGAAAGGCGATGCGCCTGACTTAGGTGCTGCTGGTGGTATGGGCGGTATGGGTGGTATGGGCGGCATGATGTAA
- a CDS encoding co-chaperone GroES, with protein sequence MSIRPLHDRVIVKRKEVESKSAGGIVLTGSAAGKSTRGEIIAVGKGRILDNGTVQPLDVKVGDIVIFNDGYGVKSEKIDNEEVLIMSESDILAIVEA encoded by the coding sequence ATGAGTATTCGTCCGTTACATGATCGTGTGATCGTCAAACGTAAAGAAGTTGAATCTAAATCTGCTGGCGGCATCGTACTGACCGGTTCCGCAGCAGGTAAATCAACTCGTGGCGAAATCATCGCTGTCGGTAAGGGTCGCATCCTGGACAACGGTACCGTACAGCCGCTGGACGTGAAAGTCGGCGATATCGTTATTTTCAACGATGGCTACGGTGTTAAATCTGAGAAGATCGACAATGAAGAAGTGTTGATCATGTCTGAAAGCGACATCCTGGCAATTGTTGAAGCCTAA
- the yjeJ gene encoding YjeJ family protein encodes MAISIKGINSGVIRQKNEFLALALKIKEPRNKESLFFLSPLGLRDLLTALECRLSAKHQLSEDARLQYEKACDKASKKMHENIPLIQEDELKHADINRRINSLMLVDDKGENLTFALTLHDGQTHELLINELQIQVLAQAIIHAINNAGMRDLALRITSLLDFLPLYDVDCQQNENLEYDSYTQPEWKHNLFNHYLAIIYRYTDDKGKTQFCGSVVKTRAPSGSKEAEAITRRLLDFSPRLKKLAGVPCQVFVRTLTGDKAQKLNQDQCLRALHHLRIQSAHKAQNA; translated from the coding sequence ATGGCTATAAGTATTAAAGGCATTAATAGCGGAGTTATTCGCCAAAAGAATGAATTTCTTGCATTAGCATTAAAAATAAAAGAACCCAGAAATAAAGAGTCATTGTTTTTCCTTTCTCCGCTTGGATTAAGAGACCTGCTTACCGCGCTGGAATGTAGGCTATCCGCCAAACATCAGCTTAGCGAAGACGCTCGCTTGCAATATGAGAAAGCATGCGATAAAGCCAGCAAAAAAATGCACGAAAACATTCCACTAATTCAGGAAGATGAGCTAAAGCATGCGGATATTAACCGCCGTATAAATTCGCTGATGTTGGTGGATGATAAAGGGGAAAACTTAACATTTGCTCTGACACTACATGACGGACAAACGCACGAATTACTGATTAATGAACTGCAGATTCAGGTGCTGGCCCAGGCAATTATTCATGCAATAAATAATGCTGGCATGCGGGATTTAGCGCTACGAATTACATCATTGCTGGATTTCCTGCCGCTGTACGATGTTGATTGCCAGCAAAATGAAAATCTTGAATACGACTCTTATACTCAACCAGAATGGAAACATAACCTGTTTAATCATTATCTGGCGATTATTTACCGCTATACGGATGATAAAGGGAAAACCCAGTTCTGTGGTTCCGTAGTAAAAACTCGTGCCCCTTCCGGTAGCAAAGAAGCCGAAGCCATTACTCGCCGTCTTCTCGACTTCAGCCCGCGGCTGAAAAAACTTGCCGGTGTACCATGCCAGGTCTTTGTCAGAACGTTAACAGGTGATAAGGCGCAAAAACTCAATCAGGATCAATGTCTGCGTGCGCTGCACCATTTACGCATTCAGTCTGCGCATAAAGCTCAGAATGCCTGA
- the ecnA gene encoding lipoprotein antitoxin entericidin A — MMKRLLGLVMLILFTSTLLTGCNTARGFGEDIKHLGNSISHAAS; from the coding sequence ATGATGAAACGTCTTCTCGGTCTTGTAATGCTCATCCTATTTACCAGCACCCTGCTGACGGGTTGTAATACCGCGCGCGGATTTGGTGAAGACATCAAACATCTTGGCAATTCAATCTCACACGCCGCCAGCTAA
- the ecnB gene encoding lipoprotein toxin entericidin B has protein sequence MVKKTIAAIFSVLVLSSVLTACNTTRGVGQDISEGGSAISGAATKAQQ, from the coding sequence ATGGTTAAGAAGACAATTGCTGCGATCTTTTCTGTGTTGGTACTTTCTTCCGTATTAACCGCGTGTAATACCACGCGAGGCGTAGGGCAAGATATTTCTGAAGGTGGTAGCGCCATTTCTGGTGCAGCGACAAAAGCTCAGCAATAG
- the yjeH gene encoding L-methionine/branched-chain amino acid transporter gives MSGLKQELGLAQGVGLLSTSLLGTGVFAVPALAALVAGNNSLWAWPVLIVLVFPVAIVFAVLGRHFPSAGGVAHFVGMAFGSRMERVTGWLFLSVIPVGLPAALHIAAGFGQAMFGWHDEQLLLAELGTLALVWYIGSRGASSSANLQTVIAGLIVALIVAIWWAGDLKPAEIPFPAISEIELPGLFAALSVMFWCFVGLEAFAHLASEFKNPERDFPRALMIGLLLAGSVYWACTVVVLHFGAYGEQMAAAASLPEIVVQLFGVQALWVACIIGYLACFASLNIYIQSFARLVWSQAQYKPESYLARLSPRHLPRNALNAVLGCCVVSTLCIYMLQINLDALIVYANGIFIMIYLLCMLAGCRLLKGHYRALAVIGGLLCLLLLTMVGWKSLYALIMLAGLWLFLPRRPDKATLTPSSGI, from the coding sequence ATGAGCGGACTGAAACAAGAGCTGGGGCTGGCTCAGGGCGTTGGCCTGTTGTCGACATCATTGTTAGGTACAGGCGTTTTCGCTGTCCCTGCGCTGGCTGCGCTAGTGGCCGGCAACAACAGCTTGTGGGCCTGGCCGGTGCTGATTGTTCTCGTTTTTCCCGTGGCGATTGTCTTTGCCGTACTGGGTCGTCATTTTCCCAGCGCGGGCGGCGTGGCGCACTTTGTCGGCATGGCCTTTGGCTCACGCATGGAGCGCGTCACCGGATGGCTGTTTTTGTCGGTGATTCCCGTCGGCTTACCCGCGGCATTACATATCGCCGCCGGCTTCGGTCAGGCGATGTTTGGCTGGCATGATGAACAGCTTCTGTTAGCAGAGCTCGGTACGCTGGCGTTGGTTTGGTATATTGGCTCCCGCGGCGCAAGCTCCAGTGCGAATCTGCAAACGGTCATTGCCGGACTGATTGTTGCTCTCATTGTCGCCATCTGGTGGGCGGGCGATCTAAAACCTGCCGAGATCCCCTTCCCTGCGATTAGCGAGATTGAACTCCCCGGACTGTTCGCCGCGCTGTCGGTGATGTTTTGGTGTTTTGTCGGCCTTGAAGCGTTCGCGCATCTGGCATCTGAATTTAAAAACCCGGAGCGGGACTTCCCGCGCGCGCTGATGATTGGCCTGCTGCTGGCAGGGTCTGTTTATTGGGCATGCACCGTCGTGGTGCTTCATTTTGGCGCCTACGGCGAGCAAATGGCGGCGGCGGCATCACTGCCAGAGATCGTCGTTCAACTGTTTGGCGTGCAGGCACTGTGGGTCGCCTGCATCATTGGTTATCTGGCCTGTTTTGCCAGCCTCAACATTTATATTCAAAGTTTCGCCCGGCTGGTCTGGTCGCAGGCGCAATATAAGCCGGAGAGTTATCTGGCACGTCTGTCTCCCCGCCACCTTCCGCGCAATGCGCTAAATGCCGTACTGGGCTGCTGTGTAGTCAGCACCTTGTGCATCTATATGCTGCAAATCAATCTCGATGCGTTAATCGTCTACGCCAACGGCATCTTTATTATGATTTATCTGCTGTGCATGCTGGCGGGATGTCGATTACTGAAAGGGCATTATCGCGCACTGGCGGTCATTGGCGGTCTGCTGTGTCTGCTGCTGTTGACGATGGTTGGCTGGAAGAGCCTGTATGCGCTGATTATGCTGGCAGGACTGTGGCTGTTTTTACCCCGCAGGCCGGATAAGGCAACGTTGACGCCATCATCCGGCATATAA
- the sugE gene encoding quaternary ammonium compound efflux SMR transporter SugE codes for MSWIVLLIAGLLEVVWAIGLKYTHGFTRLTPSIITIAAMIVSIAMLSWAMRTLPVGTAYAVWTGIGAVGAAITGILLLGESASPARLLSLGLIVAGIIGLKLSTH; via the coding sequence ATGTCCTGGATCGTTTTATTAATTGCAGGTCTGCTTGAAGTTGTCTGGGCGATTGGCCTGAAATATACCCATGGTTTTACGCGTTTGACGCCAAGCATCATTACTATTGCGGCGATGATCGTCAGTATCGCCATGCTCTCATGGGCAATGCGTACGTTACCTGTAGGAACCGCCTATGCCGTATGGACCGGTATCGGTGCCGTAGGGGCGGCCATTACAGGGATTTTGCTGCTGGGTGAATCTGCCAGCCCGGCGCGATTGCTAAGCCTCGGGCTGATTGTTGCCGGCATTATCGGTCTGAAGCTGAGCACTCACTAA
- a CDS encoding LuxR C-terminal-related transcriptional regulator, whose product MLKILVIDRCHFTRTGIEALLNHSGRFSSSFLVSGINNLLLAKEHILQWKPHLVIADLYGFISETHSSPSIKPFFMSCGVIPLILLQSVERQHTSTTPPQSVAHSVLTKHTTLNALSHTIQEVLQLRPTLEITENATPLLTPQEEKVLSMWMDGISNNAIAAALSIHGKTVYTYKRNIRIKLHLGNRYSPFLSLPGERN is encoded by the coding sequence ATGCTTAAAATTTTAGTGATTGACCGGTGCCACTTTACCCGCACGGGGATTGAGGCCTTGCTTAATCATTCTGGCAGGTTCAGTTCCTCATTTCTGGTATCAGGGATCAATAATCTCCTGCTAGCAAAAGAGCATATTTTGCAGTGGAAACCGCATCTGGTGATCGCGGATTTATACGGTTTTATAAGCGAGACGCACTCCAGTCCGTCCATTAAGCCCTTTTTTATGAGCTGCGGTGTCATCCCGCTGATTTTATTGCAATCAGTAGAAAGACAGCACACTTCAACGACTCCCCCTCAATCCGTCGCCCATTCGGTCTTAACCAAGCACACCACGCTGAACGCACTCTCACACACGATTCAGGAGGTGCTACAACTTCGCCCCACATTAGAAATAACCGAAAACGCGACTCCGCTGCTTACGCCGCAAGAGGAGAAAGTATTGTCGATGTGGATGGATGGGATAAGTAACAATGCGATCGCCGCCGCACTCAGCATTCATGGCAAGACGGTCTACACCTATAAACGGAATATCCGCATTAAACTGCACCTGGGGAACCGCTACTCACCGTTTCTCTCGCTACCTGGGGAGAGGAATTAA